One Octopus sinensis linkage group LG21, ASM634580v1, whole genome shotgun sequence DNA segment encodes these proteins:
- the LOC115222830 gene encoding flocculation protein FLO11-like isoform X3: MATRAKHGCFNFGDVGAVKTDEIATDLLQTDSIVKDIKTVYSEGMMKSVNGDNGLADFDRNQLSFPTNLCSVAPPNNDPINRLQVVDNMYFPNYHRDNTGMTNYHRDNSNIRMANSHWDSSNIGMANYMENSTLGMVNSHMESRNFGMVNSHRENSNFGLANSHRENSNFGMVSSHMENNNYGMVNSHMENRNFGMVSSHMENSNYGMVNSHMENSNYGMVNSHRENNFGMVNSHMENRNYGMVSPHMENSAYRMTNPHMESSNFGMVNPHMERSNIGMANSLMDSSNIGMANTHMERNDIGMGSSHMDSSNIGMVNSETESSSIIGLANSHLESNIGMVNSNIESSSLGMANCDSERSTVEEASSDMERNDIGLASSHIERSDIGMGNADVEDSTVGLTSSPVESSDSEMTSSEKQSNSEIGMVVAESFSPLSAVALTTTTTTTTTATTTITTTATTTPIITSTTTIATTPTITSTPITTMTAVTFSSALSTEPVFKSSSSSSSNSPSYINLSFNCTNTTAINTGSSCPITTTTTTTASCPITTTTTTIDKDSSNLISIDSNTCNNDDDNNNNNTDSDCNNQVIDPPIATIAAVYSGDVVTEVVRDAMFSPITFTGDTCDNSDDVTSCSNNAGNNSNSSSSSSSSSSSSSSSSSSSDTGGNSCPQISDIGLYDNNADKKAVEGVGEGSDQPPLLSCTPPPILTSVENMKMPAATASPPPSSPPEPLFTVLKSSQENMKPSSPKPASPSPAPVVLPSQTFITSFLTKVTDTKTQVPAAAAAVVVVVVMIKTMVMVVVVVMMMMMIAHQ, encoded by the exons atggctaCAAGAGCGAAACATGGCTGTTTTAAT TTTGGAGATGTGGGCGCTGTGAAGACGGATGAGATAGCCACAGACCTCTTACAGACGGACAGCATTGTCAAAGACATCAAAACTGTCTACTCGGAAGGAATGATGAAGTCAGTGAATGGGGACAATGGTTTAGCAGACTTTGATAGAAACCAACTTTCGTTTCCAACCAACTTGTGCTCGGTGGCGCCGCCAAACAATGATCCTATCAACAGACTGCAGGTTGTCGACAATATGTATTTCCCCAATTATCACAGAGACAACACTGGAATGACCAATTATCATCGAGACAATAGCAACATTAGAATGGCAAATTCTCATTGGGATAGCAGCAACATTGGAATGGCAAATTATATGGAAAACAGCACCCTTGGTATGGTTAATTCTCATATGGAGAGCAGGAACTTTGGAATGGTCAATTCTCACAGGGAAAACAGTAATTTTGGATTGGCCAATTCTCATAGGGAGAACAGTAATTTTGGAATGGTTAGCTCACATATGGAGAACAACAATTATGGAATGGTGAATTCGCACATGGAGAACAGGAACTTTGGAATGGTTAGTTCTCATATGGAAAACAGTAATTATGGAATGGTGAATTCTCATATGGAGAATAGTAATTATGGAATGGTCAATTCTCATAGAGAGAACAACTTTGGAATGGTTAATTCTCATATGGAGAATAGGAACTATGGAATGGTCAGTCCTCATATGGAGAACAGTGCATACAGAATGACCAATCCTCATATGGAAAGCAGCAACTTTGGAATGGTCAATCCTCACATGGAGAGAAGCAACATTGGCATGGCTAATTCTCTCATGGACAGCAGCAATATTGGAATGGCTAATACTCATATGGAGAGGAACGACATTGGAATGGGGAGTTCTCATATGGACAGTAGCAATATTGGAATGGTCAATTCTGAGACAGAGAGTAGTTCCATTATTGGCTTGGCTAATTCTCATCTGGAAAGCAATATTGGAATGGTTAATTCTAATATAGAGAGCAGCAGTCTAGGAATGGCCAATTGTGATTCTGAGAGGAGCACAGTTGAAGAGGCCAGTTCTGATATGGAGAGGAACGATATTGGATTGGCCAGTTCTCATATAGAGAGGAGCGATATTGGAATGGGTAATGCTGATGTAGAGGACAGCACAGTTGGACTGACCAGTTCTCCTGTGGAGAGTAGTGATAGTGAAATGACCAGTTCTGAGAAACAAAGCAACAGTGAAATTGGAATGGTTGTCGCAGAATCTTTCTCTCCTCTCAGTGCCGTggcccttactactactactactactaccaccactgccacaaccaccattaccaccactgccaccaccactcccatcatcacttccaccaccaccatcgccaccacccccaccatcacctctaCCCCCATTACTACTATGACAGCTGTCACTTTCTCCAGTGCTCTTTCTACTGAACCAGTCtttaaaagcagcagcagcagcagcagcaacagcccaAGCTACATCAACCTCAGCTTCAACTGCACCAATACCACCGCCATCAACACAGGTAGTAGctgccccatcaccaccaccaccaccaccactgctagctgccccatcaccaccaccaccaccaccatcgacaaAGATAGCAGTAACCTCATCAGCATTGATAGCAACACCTgcaacaacgatgacgataacaacaacaacaacactgacagcGACTGCAACAACCAAGTCATAGACCCTCCAATCGCGACCATTGCTGCAGTTTACTCAGGGGATGTCGTTACAGAGGTTGTTAGAGATGCTATGTTCTCTCCAATAACTTTCACTGGAGATACATGCGACAACAGTGATGATGTGACCAGCTGCAGCAATAATGcaggtaacaacagcaacagcagcagcagcagcagtagtagtagtagtagtagtagcagtagtagtagtagtagtgatactgGTGGCAACAGTTGTCCCCAAATCAGTGATATAGGCCTTTATGATAACAATGCTGACAAGAAGGCGGTGGAAGGTGTTGGCGAGGGCAGTGACCAGCCCCCCTTGCTGTCGTGTACGCCGCCCCCTATTTTGACATCTGTCGAGAATATGAAAATGCCTGCTGCGACAGCAAGTCCTCCGCCGTCTTCTCCTCCAGAGCCTTTGTTTACCGTTCTTAAGAGCAGCCAAGAGAACATGAAACCCTCTTCCCCAAAACCCGCTTCCCCGAGCCCTGCACCTGTGGTGCTACCCTCACAGACATTCATCACGAGTTTCCTTACTAAAGTAACTGACACAAAGACCCAAgtcccagcagcagcagcagcagtagtggtggtggtggtgatgataaaaacgatggtgatggtggtggtggtggtgatgatgatgatgatgatagctcacCAGTAG
- the LOC115222830 gene encoding flocculation protein FLO11-like isoform X2 has translation MMAASKKEEDQFGDVGAVKTDEIATDLLQTDSIVKDIKTVYSEGMMKSVNGDNGLADFDRNQLSFPTNLCSVAPPNNDPINRLQVVDNMYFPNYHRDNTGMTNYHRDNSNIRMANSHWDSSNIGMANYMENSTLGMVNSHMESRNFGMVNSHRENSNFGLANSHRENSNFGMVSSHMENNNYGMVNSHMENRNFGMVSSHMENSNYGMVNSHMENSNYGMVNSHRENNFGMVNSHMENRNYGMVSPHMENSAYRMTNPHMESSNFGMVNPHMERSNIGMANSLMDSSNIGMANTHMERNDIGMGSSHMDSSNIGMVNSETESSSIIGLANSHLESNIGMVNSNIESSSLGMANCDSERSTVEEASSDMERNDIGLASSHIERSDIGMGNADVEDSTVGLTSSPVESSDSEMTSSEKQSNSEIGMVVAESFSPLSAVALTTTTTTTTTATTTITTTATTTPIITSTTTIATTPTITSTPITTMTAVTFSSALSTEPVFKSSSSSSSNSPSYINLSFNCTNTTAINTGSSCPITTTTTTTASCPITTTTTTIDKDSSNLISIDSNTCNNDDDNNNNNTDSDCNNQVIDPPIATIAAVYSGDVVTEVVRDAMFSPITFTGDTCDNSDDVTSCSNNAGNNSNSSSSSSSSSSSSSSSSSSSDTGGNSCPQISDIGLYDNNADKKAVEGVGEGSDQPPLLSCTPPPILTSVENMKMPAATASPPPSSPPEPLFTVLKSSQENMKPSSPKPASPSPAPVVLPSQTFITSFLTKVTDTKTQVPAAAAAVVVVVVMIKTMVMVVVVVMMMMMIAHQ, from the coding sequence TTTGGAGATGTGGGCGCTGTGAAGACGGATGAGATAGCCACAGACCTCTTACAGACGGACAGCATTGTCAAAGACATCAAAACTGTCTACTCGGAAGGAATGATGAAGTCAGTGAATGGGGACAATGGTTTAGCAGACTTTGATAGAAACCAACTTTCGTTTCCAACCAACTTGTGCTCGGTGGCGCCGCCAAACAATGATCCTATCAACAGACTGCAGGTTGTCGACAATATGTATTTCCCCAATTATCACAGAGACAACACTGGAATGACCAATTATCATCGAGACAATAGCAACATTAGAATGGCAAATTCTCATTGGGATAGCAGCAACATTGGAATGGCAAATTATATGGAAAACAGCACCCTTGGTATGGTTAATTCTCATATGGAGAGCAGGAACTTTGGAATGGTCAATTCTCACAGGGAAAACAGTAATTTTGGATTGGCCAATTCTCATAGGGAGAACAGTAATTTTGGAATGGTTAGCTCACATATGGAGAACAACAATTATGGAATGGTGAATTCGCACATGGAGAACAGGAACTTTGGAATGGTTAGTTCTCATATGGAAAACAGTAATTATGGAATGGTGAATTCTCATATGGAGAATAGTAATTATGGAATGGTCAATTCTCATAGAGAGAACAACTTTGGAATGGTTAATTCTCATATGGAGAATAGGAACTATGGAATGGTCAGTCCTCATATGGAGAACAGTGCATACAGAATGACCAATCCTCATATGGAAAGCAGCAACTTTGGAATGGTCAATCCTCACATGGAGAGAAGCAACATTGGCATGGCTAATTCTCTCATGGACAGCAGCAATATTGGAATGGCTAATACTCATATGGAGAGGAACGACATTGGAATGGGGAGTTCTCATATGGACAGTAGCAATATTGGAATGGTCAATTCTGAGACAGAGAGTAGTTCCATTATTGGCTTGGCTAATTCTCATCTGGAAAGCAATATTGGAATGGTTAATTCTAATATAGAGAGCAGCAGTCTAGGAATGGCCAATTGTGATTCTGAGAGGAGCACAGTTGAAGAGGCCAGTTCTGATATGGAGAGGAACGATATTGGATTGGCCAGTTCTCATATAGAGAGGAGCGATATTGGAATGGGTAATGCTGATGTAGAGGACAGCACAGTTGGACTGACCAGTTCTCCTGTGGAGAGTAGTGATAGTGAAATGACCAGTTCTGAGAAACAAAGCAACAGTGAAATTGGAATGGTTGTCGCAGAATCTTTCTCTCCTCTCAGTGCCGTggcccttactactactactactactaccaccactgccacaaccaccattaccaccactgccaccaccactcccatcatcacttccaccaccaccatcgccaccacccccaccatcacctctaCCCCCATTACTACTATGACAGCTGTCACTTTCTCCAGTGCTCTTTCTACTGAACCAGTCtttaaaagcagcagcagcagcagcagcaacagcccaAGCTACATCAACCTCAGCTTCAACTGCACCAATACCACCGCCATCAACACAGGTAGTAGctgccccatcaccaccaccaccaccaccactgctagctgccccatcaccaccaccaccaccaccatcgacaaAGATAGCAGTAACCTCATCAGCATTGATAGCAACACCTgcaacaacgatgacgataacaacaacaacaacactgacagcGACTGCAACAACCAAGTCATAGACCCTCCAATCGCGACCATTGCTGCAGTTTACTCAGGGGATGTCGTTACAGAGGTTGTTAGAGATGCTATGTTCTCTCCAATAACTTTCACTGGAGATACATGCGACAACAGTGATGATGTGACCAGCTGCAGCAATAATGcaggtaacaacagcaacagcagcagcagcagcagtagtagtagtagtagtagtagcagtagtagtagtagtagtgatactgGTGGCAACAGTTGTCCCCAAATCAGTGATATAGGCCTTTATGATAACAATGCTGACAAGAAGGCGGTGGAAGGTGTTGGCGAGGGCAGTGACCAGCCCCCCTTGCTGTCGTGTACGCCGCCCCCTATTTTGACATCTGTCGAGAATATGAAAATGCCTGCTGCGACAGCAAGTCCTCCGCCGTCTTCTCCTCCAGAGCCTTTGTTTACCGTTCTTAAGAGCAGCCAAGAGAACATGAAACCCTCTTCCCCAAAACCCGCTTCCCCGAGCCCTGCACCTGTGGTGCTACCCTCACAGACATTCATCACGAGTTTCCTTACTAAAGTAACTGACACAAAGACCCAAgtcccagcagcagcagcagcagtagtggtggtggtggtgatgataaaaacgatggtgatggtggtggtggtggtgatgatgatgatgatgatagctcacCAGTAG
- the LOC115222830 gene encoding flocculation protein FLO11-like isoform X1: MATRAKHGCFNVGTFGDVGAVKTDEIATDLLQTDSIVKDIKTVYSEGMMKSVNGDNGLADFDRNQLSFPTNLCSVAPPNNDPINRLQVVDNMYFPNYHRDNTGMTNYHRDNSNIRMANSHWDSSNIGMANYMENSTLGMVNSHMESRNFGMVNSHRENSNFGLANSHRENSNFGMVSSHMENNNYGMVNSHMENRNFGMVSSHMENSNYGMVNSHMENSNYGMVNSHRENNFGMVNSHMENRNYGMVSPHMENSAYRMTNPHMESSNFGMVNPHMERSNIGMANSLMDSSNIGMANTHMERNDIGMGSSHMDSSNIGMVNSETESSSIIGLANSHLESNIGMVNSNIESSSLGMANCDSERSTVEEASSDMERNDIGLASSHIERSDIGMGNADVEDSTVGLTSSPVESSDSEMTSSEKQSNSEIGMVVAESFSPLSAVALTTTTTTTTTATTTITTTATTTPIITSTTTIATTPTITSTPITTMTAVTFSSALSTEPVFKSSSSSSSNSPSYINLSFNCTNTTAINTGSSCPITTTTTTTASCPITTTTTTIDKDSSNLISIDSNTCNNDDDNNNNNTDSDCNNQVIDPPIATIAAVYSGDVVTEVVRDAMFSPITFTGDTCDNSDDVTSCSNNAGNNSNSSSSSSSSSSSSSSSSSSSDTGGNSCPQISDIGLYDNNADKKAVEGVGEGSDQPPLLSCTPPPILTSVENMKMPAATASPPPSSPPEPLFTVLKSSQENMKPSSPKPASPSPAPVVLPSQTFITSFLTKVTDTKTQVPAAAAAVVVVVVMIKTMVMVVVVVMMMMMIAHQ; encoded by the exons atggctaCAAGAGCGAAACATGGCTGTTTTAATGTCGGAACA TTTGGAGATGTGGGCGCTGTGAAGACGGATGAGATAGCCACAGACCTCTTACAGACGGACAGCATTGTCAAAGACATCAAAACTGTCTACTCGGAAGGAATGATGAAGTCAGTGAATGGGGACAATGGTTTAGCAGACTTTGATAGAAACCAACTTTCGTTTCCAACCAACTTGTGCTCGGTGGCGCCGCCAAACAATGATCCTATCAACAGACTGCAGGTTGTCGACAATATGTATTTCCCCAATTATCACAGAGACAACACTGGAATGACCAATTATCATCGAGACAATAGCAACATTAGAATGGCAAATTCTCATTGGGATAGCAGCAACATTGGAATGGCAAATTATATGGAAAACAGCACCCTTGGTATGGTTAATTCTCATATGGAGAGCAGGAACTTTGGAATGGTCAATTCTCACAGGGAAAACAGTAATTTTGGATTGGCCAATTCTCATAGGGAGAACAGTAATTTTGGAATGGTTAGCTCACATATGGAGAACAACAATTATGGAATGGTGAATTCGCACATGGAGAACAGGAACTTTGGAATGGTTAGTTCTCATATGGAAAACAGTAATTATGGAATGGTGAATTCTCATATGGAGAATAGTAATTATGGAATGGTCAATTCTCATAGAGAGAACAACTTTGGAATGGTTAATTCTCATATGGAGAATAGGAACTATGGAATGGTCAGTCCTCATATGGAGAACAGTGCATACAGAATGACCAATCCTCATATGGAAAGCAGCAACTTTGGAATGGTCAATCCTCACATGGAGAGAAGCAACATTGGCATGGCTAATTCTCTCATGGACAGCAGCAATATTGGAATGGCTAATACTCATATGGAGAGGAACGACATTGGAATGGGGAGTTCTCATATGGACAGTAGCAATATTGGAATGGTCAATTCTGAGACAGAGAGTAGTTCCATTATTGGCTTGGCTAATTCTCATCTGGAAAGCAATATTGGAATGGTTAATTCTAATATAGAGAGCAGCAGTCTAGGAATGGCCAATTGTGATTCTGAGAGGAGCACAGTTGAAGAGGCCAGTTCTGATATGGAGAGGAACGATATTGGATTGGCCAGTTCTCATATAGAGAGGAGCGATATTGGAATGGGTAATGCTGATGTAGAGGACAGCACAGTTGGACTGACCAGTTCTCCTGTGGAGAGTAGTGATAGTGAAATGACCAGTTCTGAGAAACAAAGCAACAGTGAAATTGGAATGGTTGTCGCAGAATCTTTCTCTCCTCTCAGTGCCGTggcccttactactactactactactaccaccactgccacaaccaccattaccaccactgccaccaccactcccatcatcacttccaccaccaccatcgccaccacccccaccatcacctctaCCCCCATTACTACTATGACAGCTGTCACTTTCTCCAGTGCTCTTTCTACTGAACCAGTCtttaaaagcagcagcagcagcagcagcaacagcccaAGCTACATCAACCTCAGCTTCAACTGCACCAATACCACCGCCATCAACACAGGTAGTAGctgccccatcaccaccaccaccaccaccactgctagctgccccatcaccaccaccaccaccaccatcgacaaAGATAGCAGTAACCTCATCAGCATTGATAGCAACACCTgcaacaacgatgacgataacaacaacaacaacactgacagcGACTGCAACAACCAAGTCATAGACCCTCCAATCGCGACCATTGCTGCAGTTTACTCAGGGGATGTCGTTACAGAGGTTGTTAGAGATGCTATGTTCTCTCCAATAACTTTCACTGGAGATACATGCGACAACAGTGATGATGTGACCAGCTGCAGCAATAATGcaggtaacaacagcaacagcagcagcagcagcagtagtagtagtagtagtagtagcagtagtagtagtagtagtgatactgGTGGCAACAGTTGTCCCCAAATCAGTGATATAGGCCTTTATGATAACAATGCTGACAAGAAGGCGGTGGAAGGTGTTGGCGAGGGCAGTGACCAGCCCCCCTTGCTGTCGTGTACGCCGCCCCCTATTTTGACATCTGTCGAGAATATGAAAATGCCTGCTGCGACAGCAAGTCCTCCGCCGTCTTCTCCTCCAGAGCCTTTGTTTACCGTTCTTAAGAGCAGCCAAGAGAACATGAAACCCTCTTCCCCAAAACCCGCTTCCCCGAGCCCTGCACCTGTGGTGCTACCCTCACAGACATTCATCACGAGTTTCCTTACTAAAGTAACTGACACAAAGACCCAAgtcccagcagcagcagcagcagtagtggtggtggtggtgatgataaaaacgatggtgatggtggtggtggtggtgatgatgatgatgatgatagctcacCAGTAG
- the LOC115222830 gene encoding putative mediator of RNA polymerase II transcription subunit 26 isoform X4 gives MATRAKHGCFNVGTFGDVGAVKTDEIATDLLQTDSIVKDIKTVYSEGMMKSVNGDNGLADFDRNQLSFPTNLCSVAPPNNDPINRLQVVDNMYFPNYHRDNTGMTNYHRDNSNIRMANSHWDSSNIGMANYMENSTLGMVNSHMESRNFGMVNSHRENSNFGLANSHRENSNFGMVSSHMENNNYGMVNSHMENRNFGMVSSHMENSNYGMVNSHMENSNYGMVNSHRENNFGMVNSHMENRNYGMVSPHMENSAYRMTNPHMESSNFGMVNPHMERSNIGMANSLMDSSNIGMANTHMERNDIGMGSSHMERNDIGLASSHIERSDIGMGNADVEDSTVGLTSSPVESSDSEMTSSEKQSNSEIGMVVAESFSPLSAVALTTTTTTTTTATTTITTTATTTPIITSTTTIATTPTITSTPITTMTAVTFSSALSTEPVFKSSSSSSSNSPSYINLSFNCTNTTAINTGSSCPITTTTTTTASCPITTTTTTIDKDSSNLISIDSNTCNNDDDNNNNNTDSDCNNQVIDPPIATIAAVYSGDVVTEVVRDAMFSPITFTGDTCDNSDDVTSCSNNAGNNSNSSSSSSSSSSSSSSSSSSSDTGGNSCPQISDIGLYDNNADKKAVEGVGEGSDQPPLLSCTPPPILTSVENMKMPAATASPPPSSPPEPLFTVLKSSQENMKPSSPKPASPSPAPVVLPSQTFITSFLTKVTDTKTQVPAAAAAVVVVVVMIKTMVMVVVVVMMMMMIAHQ, from the exons atggctaCAAGAGCGAAACATGGCTGTTTTAATGTCGGAACA TTTGGAGATGTGGGCGCTGTGAAGACGGATGAGATAGCCACAGACCTCTTACAGACGGACAGCATTGTCAAAGACATCAAAACTGTCTACTCGGAAGGAATGATGAAGTCAGTGAATGGGGACAATGGTTTAGCAGACTTTGATAGAAACCAACTTTCGTTTCCAACCAACTTGTGCTCGGTGGCGCCGCCAAACAATGATCCTATCAACAGACTGCAGGTTGTCGACAATATGTATTTCCCCAATTATCACAGAGACAACACTGGAATGACCAATTATCATCGAGACAATAGCAACATTAGAATGGCAAATTCTCATTGGGATAGCAGCAACATTGGAATGGCAAATTATATGGAAAACAGCACCCTTGGTATGGTTAATTCTCATATGGAGAGCAGGAACTTTGGAATGGTCAATTCTCACAGGGAAAACAGTAATTTTGGATTGGCCAATTCTCATAGGGAGAACAGTAATTTTGGAATGGTTAGCTCACATATGGAGAACAACAATTATGGAATGGTGAATTCGCACATGGAGAACAGGAACTTTGGAATGGTTAGTTCTCATATGGAAAACAGTAATTATGGAATGGTGAATTCTCATATGGAGAATAGTAATTATGGAATGGTCAATTCTCATAGAGAGAACAACTTTGGAATGGTTAATTCTCATATGGAGAATAGGAACTATGGAATGGTCAGTCCTCATATGGAGAACAGTGCATACAGAATGACCAATCCTCATATGGAAAGCAGCAACTTTGGAATGGTCAATCCTCACATGGAGAGAAGCAACATTGGCATGGCTAATTCTCTCATGGACAGCAGCAATATTGGAATGGCTAATACTCATATGGAGAGGAACGACATTGGAATGGGGAGTTCTC ATATGGAGAGGAACGATATTGGATTGGCCAGTTCTCATATAGAGAGGAGCGATATTGGAATGGGTAATGCTGATGTAGAGGACAGCACAGTTGGACTGACCAGTTCTCCTGTGGAGAGTAGTGATAGTGAAATGACCAGTTCTGAGAAACAAAGCAACAGTGAAATTGGAATGGTTGTCGCAGAATCTTTCTCTCCTCTCAGTGCCGTggcccttactactactactactactaccaccactgccacaaccaccattaccaccactgccaccaccactcccatcatcacttccaccaccaccatcgccaccacccccaccatcacctctaCCCCCATTACTACTATGACAGCTGTCACTTTCTCCAGTGCTCTTTCTACTGAACCAGTCtttaaaagcagcagcagcagcagcagcaacagcccaAGCTACATCAACCTCAGCTTCAACTGCACCAATACCACCGCCATCAACACAGGTAGTAGctgccccatcaccaccaccaccaccaccactgctagctgccccatcaccaccaccaccaccaccatcgacaaAGATAGCAGTAACCTCATCAGCATTGATAGCAACACCTgcaacaacgatgacgataacaacaacaacaacactgacagcGACTGCAACAACCAAGTCATAGACCCTCCAATCGCGACCATTGCTGCAGTTTACTCAGGGGATGTCGTTACAGAGGTTGTTAGAGATGCTATGTTCTCTCCAATAACTTTCACTGGAGATACATGCGACAACAGTGATGATGTGACCAGCTGCAGCAATAATGcaggtaacaacagcaacagcagcagcagcagcagtagtagtagtagtagtagtagcagtagtagtagtagtagtgatactgGTGGCAACAGTTGTCCCCAAATCAGTGATATAGGCCTTTATGATAACAATGCTGACAAGAAGGCGGTGGAAGGTGTTGGCGAGGGCAGTGACCAGCCCCCCTTGCTGTCGTGTACGCCGCCCCCTATTTTGACATCTGTCGAGAATATGAAAATGCCTGCTGCGACAGCAAGTCCTCCGCCGTCTTCTCCTCCAGAGCCTTTGTTTACCGTTCTTAAGAGCAGCCAAGAGAACATGAAACCCTCTTCCCCAAAACCCGCTTCCCCGAGCCCTGCACCTGTGGTGCTACCCTCACAGACATTCATCACGAGTTTCCTTACTAAAGTAACTGACACAAAGACCCAAgtcccagcagcagcagcagcagtagtggtggtggtggtgatgataaaaacgatggtgatggtggtggtggtggtgatgatgatgatgatgatagctcacCAGTAG